Proteins from a single region of Bos javanicus breed banteng chromosome 7, ARS-OSU_banteng_1.0, whole genome shotgun sequence:
- the APC2 gene encoding adenomatous polyposis coli protein 2 isoform X2, whose product MCDPAPPLAPRRRRRPGPLLPPHPQQSRGGARAGGGGHSSMGLLGLLSLLHSVFFGDQALQALKMTSSVAAYEQLVRQVEALKAENSHLRQELRDNSSHLSKLETETSGMKAVLQHLQGKLEQEARVLVSSGQTEVLEQLKALQMDITSLYNLKFQPPALAPEPTTRTPEGSPVHSSGPSKENFGELSRATIRLLEELDRERCFLLNEIEKEEKEKLWYYSQLQGLSKRLDELPHVETFSMQMDLIRQQLEFEAQHIRSLMEERFGTSDEMVQRAQIRASRLEQIDKELLSAQDRVQQTEPQALLAVKSMPMDEDAENEVPTHPEDGAPQPGNSKVEVVFWLLSMLATRDQEDTARTLLAMSSSPESCVAMRRSGCLPLLLQILHGTEAGAGGRNGTPGAPGAKDARMRANAALHNIVFSQPDQGLARKEMRVLHVLEQIRAYCETCWDWLQARDGGPEGSGTGAAPVPIEPQICQATCAVMKLSFDEEYRRAMNELGGLQAVAELLQVDHEMHKMTRDPLNLALRRYAGMTLTNLTFGDVANKAALCARRGCMEAIVAQLASESEELHQVVSSILRNLSWRADINSKKVLREVGSMTALMQCVLRATKESTLKSVLSALWNLSAHSTENKAAICQVDGALGFLVSTLTYKCQSNSLAIIESGGGILRNVSSLIATREDYRQVLRDHNCLQTLLQHLTSHSLTIVSNACGTLWNLSARSPRDQELLWDLGAVGMLRNLVHSKHKMIAMGSAAALRNLLAHRPAKYQPAATAVSPGSCAPSLYVRKQRALEAELDTRHLAQALDHLEKQGLPEAETACKKPLPPLRHLDGLAQDYASDSGCFDDDDAPSLAAAATAAEPASPAVLSLFLGSPFLQGQALARAPPTRRGGLEVEKEAGGEAAVAARAKAKLALAVARIDRLVEDISALHTSSDDSFSLSSGDPGQEAPREGRAQSCSPCRGPEGGRREAGSSRAHPLLRLKAAHASLSNDSLNSGSTSDGHCPREHSRPCSLAALAEHGEGPPRGQARPSRLDLNLPGGQAEPEARDAKATDAHVRTIKLSPTYQHVPLLEGTTRAGAGSLAPGARKQAWLSTEGLSSVPEKLVVEKAPLCLSRCSSLSSLSSAGRPGPSEAGDLDESDSSLEGLEESGPGETELDGAWRGPGAASLPMAIPAPQRGRGLGVEDATPSSSSENCMQETPLVLSRCSSVSSLGSFESPSIASSIPSDPCSGLGSGTVSPSELPDSPGQTMPPSRSKTPPLAPAPPGEREATQFSLQWESYVKRFLDIADCRERCRLPSELDAGSVRFTVEKPDENFSCASSLSALALHELYVQKDVELRLLPPACPERGSGGGGGPGHRRRDEASGCLEGPASTDQELELLRECLGGAVPARLRKVASALVPGCRTLPVPVYMLVPAPAREDDSCTDSAEGTPVNFSSTTSLSDETLQGPPKDGGRLDGKKPVGRAASTRQSAGQRHRVGGMGRSTEQPRGAGSGRAGLELPLRRPPSTCRDTDSSRPGQEHGDGALQSLCLTTPTEEAVYCFYGNDSDEEPATAVAAAPPRRASAIPRAVKRERPTGARKEVQAVPKAAPKAAPPARAQPSLIADETPPCYSLSSSASSLSEPEPSECMASRPRVHKPGLTKDLVPGGRKDGCPSPRAEAELLRRCIGSALPRRQPQVSGPRRRPPREAQPKERAAEGPRERGEEAASSDHASDLDSIEWRAIQEGANSVATWLHQAAAAAAREASSESDSVLSFATGQSVGSTLQPTVHRKGCRPRAERQAGGALRPEKPEGALTQRSSGPEKPRGTQKAPNGVPAVLRGHTVIYMPTPATRAQPRGAPGSRIVARKMGAPSPVQPAASTKAPNPGQQRSRSLHRPGKISELATLSPPQRSATPPARLAKTPSSSSSQTSPASQPLPRRSPPAAQPAGPLPGPRASPVPKTPARALLAKQHKTQKSPVRIPFMQRPARRGPPPLARAAPEPGPRGRVGAEGGSAARGGRLGLVRVASARSSGSESSDRSGFRRQLTFIKESPGLMRRRRSELSAPEATNPTTQAASPCRGRPALPAVFLCSSRCDELRAGSRQAPAPQRAHTARPRPSERQPRRTSSESPSRLPVRTPAAGPETVKRYASLPHISVARRPDATIPEPAADATRRSSAGEAGPLPRVAAPGTTWRRIRDEDVPHILRSTLPARALPLLGSPPEDGPAGPPQRKTSDAVVQTEDFAAAKTNSSTSPSMESRAPPEATAGGPTSLLGSDVDGPPSKAPAPIPFVPASRHGSPSRSARVPPFNYVPSPMVAATADSTVEKAPTPVPTSLLE is encoded by the exons GTGTTTCCTGTTGAATGAGAttgagaaggaggaaaaggagaagctcTGGTATTACTCGCAGTTGCAGGGGCTATCTAAGCGCTTGGATGAACTCCCGCACGTGGAGACG TTCTCAATGCAGATGGATCTGATCCGGCAGCAGCTGGAATTCGAGGCCCAACACATCCGCTCGCTGATGGAGGAGCGCTTCGGCACCTCGGACGAGATGGTGCAGCGGGCGCAG ATCCGTGCTTCCCGTCTGGAGCAGATCGACAAGGAACTGCTGTCCGCGCAGGACCGAGTGCAGCAGACCGAGCCCCAG GCCTTGCTGGCAGTGAAGTCGATGCCCATGGACGAGGACGCTGAGAATGAGGTCCCCACGCACCCTGAGGATGGTGCCCCTCAGCCAGGCAACAGTAAG GTGGAGGTGGTCTTCTGGCTCCTGTCCATGCTGGCAACGCGGGACCAGGAGGACACGGCGCGGACGCTGCTCGCCATGTCCAGCTCACCCGAAAGCTGCGTGGCCATGCGCCGCTCAGGCtgtctgccgctgctgctgcagATCCTGCACGGCACTGAGGCCGGGGCCGGGGGTCGCAACGGGACCCCCGGGGCTCCGGGAGCCAAGGACGCGCGCATGCGTGCCAACGCAGCGCTGCACAATATCGTCTTCTCTCAGCCCGACCAGGGGCTAGCACGCAAGGAGATGCGCGTGTTACACGTGCTGGAGCAGATCCGCGCCTACTGCGAGACCTGTTGGGACTGGCTGCAGGCCCGGGATGGCGGGCCTGAGGGCAGCGGCACTGGTGCTG CGCCGGTGCCCATCGAGCCACAGATCTGTCAGGCCACCTGCGCCGTGATGAAGCTGTCCTTTGACGAGGAATACCGCCGAGCTATGAATGAGCTGG GTGGGCTGCAGGCAGTGGCGGAGTTACTGCAGGTTGACCATGAGATGCACAAGATGACCCGGGACCCTCTCAACCTGGCCCTGCGCCGATACGCTGGCATGACCCTCACCAACCTCACCTTCGGGGACGTTGCCAACAAG GCTGCACTGTGCGCCCGCCGGGGCTGCATGGAGGCcattgtggcccagctggcatcTGAGAGTGAGGAGCTGCACCAG gtcGTGTCTAGCATCCTGCGCAACCTGTCCTGGAGGGCCGACATCAACAGCAAGAAGGTGCTGAGGGAAGTGGGCAGCATGACTGCCCTGATGCAGTGCGTCCTGCGAGCCACCAAG GAGTCCACCCTGAAGAGCGTGCTTAGCGCCCTGTGGAACCTCTCGGCGCACAGCACGGAGAACAAGGCGGCCATCTGCCAGGTGGATGGTGCCCTGGGCTTCCTGGTAAGCACACTGACTTACAAGTGCCAGAGCAACTCGCTAGCCATCATTGAGAGCGGTGGTGGCATCCTGCGCAATGTGTCCAGCCTCATCGCCACCCGCGAGGACTACAG GCAGGTGCTGCGAGACCACAATTGCCTGCAGACGCTGCTGCAGCACCTGACGTCGCACAGCCTGACCATAGTGAGCAACGCGTGCGGCACGCTCTGGAACCTGTCGGCCCGCAGCCCCCGCGACCAGGAGCTGCTGTGGGACCTGGGCGCCGTGGGCATGCTGCGGAACCTGGTGCACTCCAAGCACAAAATGATCGCCATGGGCAGCGCCGCCGCGCTGCGCAACCTGCTGGCTCACCGGCCTGCCAAGTACCAGCCAGCGGCCACCGCGGTCTCCCCGGGCTCCTGCGCGCCCAGCCTGTACGTGCGCAAGCAGCGGGCGCTGGAGGCCGAGCTGGACACACGGCACCTGGCTCAGGCACTTGATCACCTGGAGAAGCAGGGCCTGCCGGAGGCCGAGACCGCCTGCAAGAAGCCCCTCCCGCCCCTGCGCCACCTGGACGGCCTGGCCCAGGACTACGCCTCTGACTCGGGCTGTTTTGACGACGACGATGCGCCCTCCCTGGCTGCTGCCGCCACTGCCGCAGAGCCCGCCAGCCCCGCAGTGCTCTCCCTCTTCCTGGGCAGCCCCTTCCTGCAAGGCCAGGCGCTGGCCCGAGCCCCGCCCACCCGCCGAGGAGGCCTGGAGGTGGAGAAGGAGGCCGGTGGAGAGGCAGCCGTGGCAGCTAGGGCCAAGGCCAAGCTGGCGCTGGCGGTGGCACGCATCGACAGGCTGGTAGAGGACATCTCGGCCCTGCACACCTCATCTGACGacagcttcagcctcagctccGGGGACCCTGGCCAGGAGGCCCCACGAGAAGGCCGTGCCCAATCCTGCTCACCTTGCAGGGGGCCTGAGGGGGGGCGGCGGGAAGCAGGCAGCAGCCGGGCTCACCCACTGCTGCGGCTCAAGGCAGCCCACGCCAGCCTTTCCAATGACAGTCTCAACAGCGGTAGCACCAGTGATGGGCACTGTCCTCGCGAACACTCTCGGCCCTGCTCGCTGGCTGCTCTGGCCGAGCACGGAGAGGGGCCCCCACGTGGTCAGGCGCGGCCCAGCCGGCTTGACCTCAACCTGCCTGGAGGCCAGGCTGAGCCTGAGGCCCGGGATGCCAAGGCCACAGATGCCCACGTGCGTACCATCAAGTTGTCGCCCACCTACCAGCACGTGCCGCTGCTGGAGGGCACCACTAGGGCGGGTGCGGGGTCCCTGGCCCCTGGGGCCCGGAAACAGGCCTGGCTGTCCACAGAAGGCCTGAGCAGTGTGCCTGAAAAGCTAGTGGTTGAGAAGGCACCCCTCTGCCTGTCCCGCTGCAGCTCGCTGTCCTCACTGTCCTCAGCTGGCCGCCCGGGGCCCAGTGAGGCTGGGGACCTAGATGAGAGCGACTCATCcctggaggggctggaggagTCTGGCCCTGGTGAAACAGAGCTGGATGGGGCCTGGCGGGGCCCAGGGGCCGCCTCCCTGCCCATGGCCATCCCAGCGCCCCAGAGGGGTCGGGGCCTGGGGGTGGAGGATGCCACGCCGTCCAGCTCCTCTGAGAActgcatgcaggagacaccgCTGGTGCTGAGCCGCTGCAGCTCAGTCAGTTCACTGGGCAGCTTCGAGAGCCCATCCATTGCCAGCTCCATCCCCAGTGACCCATGCAGCGGGCTGGGCAGTGGCACGGTCAGCCCCAGTGAGCTGCCTGATAGCCCCGGGCAAACCATGCCTCCGAGCCGCAGCAAGACACCACCGCTGGCCCCAGCACCACCGGGCGAGCGGGAAGCCACCCAGTTCAGCCTGCAGTGGGAGAGTTACGTGAAGCGCTTCCTGGACATCGCCGACTGCCGGGAGCGCTGCCGGCTGCCCTCCGAGCTGGACGCAGGCAGCGTGCGTTTCACTGTGGAGAAGCCCGACGAGAACTTCTCGTGTGCCTCCAGCCTCAGCGCACTGGCCCTGCATGAGCTCTACGTGCAGAAAGACGTGGAGCTGCGGCTGCTGCCCCCTGCCTGCCCAGAGCGCGGCAGTGGGGGAGGCGGAGGCCCAGGGCACCGCCGACGGGATGAGGCCAGTGGCTGTCTGGAAGGGCCGGCGTCCACCGACCAGGAGCTGGAGCTGCTGCGTGAGTGCCTGGGTGGGGCCGTGCCTGCCCGGCTCCGAAAGGTGGCCTCAGCACTGGTGCCTGGCTGCCGCACGCTGCCCGTGCCAGTCTACATGCTGGTGCCTGCCCCGGCCCGTGAGGACGACTCCTGCACTGACTCAGCTGAGGGCACTCCAGTcaacttctccagcaccacttccCTCAGCGACGAGACCCTGCAGGGACCCCCCAAGGATGGTGGGCGTTTGGATGGGAAGAAGCCCGTGGGTCGTGCTGCCTCCACTAGGCAGTCTGCTGGGCAGCGGCACAGGGTGGGGGGCATGGGCCGGAGCACAGAGCAGCCCCGGGGGGCTGGCAGtggcagggcagggctggagctGCCCCTCCGGCGGCCCCCGAGCACCTGCAGGGACACTGACAGCTCTCGCCCAGGCCAGGAGCATGGGGATGGGGCTCTGCAGTCTCTCTGCCTCACAACGCCCACCGAGGAGGCTGTGTATTGTTTCTATGGCAATGACTCGGATGAGGAGCCGGCcacagcagtggcagcagcaccCCCACGGCGGGCATCTGCGATCCCCCGGGCGGTCAAGAGGGAGCGCCCGACTGGTGCCAGGAAGGAGGTGCAGGCTGTGCCCAAGGCTGCACCCAAGGCGGCACCGCCTGCCCGGGCCCAGCCCAGCCTCATTGCAGATGAGACACCACCGTGCTACTCCCTGAGCTCCTCCGCCAGCTCCCTCAGCGAACCTGAGCCCTCCGAGTGCATGGCCAGTCGGCCCCGGGTCCACAAGCCAGGGCTCACCAAGGACCTGGTCCCTGGGGGCAGGAAGGATGGCTGCCCCAGCCCTCGGGCTGAGGCAGAGCTGCTCCGGCGTTGCATAGGCTCAGCCTTGCCCAGGCGCCAGCCCCAGGTGTCCGGCCCAAGGCGCCGCCCACCCCGAGAGGCCCAGCCAAAGGAGCGTGCAGCAGAAGGGCCCCGGGAGCGCGGTGAGGAGGCGGCCAGCTCAGACCATGCCTCAGACCTGGACAGCATCGAGTGGCGTGCCATCCAGGAGGGTGCCAACTCTGTTGCCACATGGCTGCACCAGGCCGCAGCGGCGGCTGCACGTGAGGCCTCCTCAGAGTCTGATTCTGTTCTGTCCTTTGCAACAGGGCAGTCTGTGGGTTCCACCCTGCAGCCCACTGTGCATAGGAAGGGGTGTCGGCCAAGGGCAGAGCGCCAAGCGGGTGGTGCCCTGCGGCCAGAGAAACCAGAAGGGGCCCTCACCCAGCGCAGCAGCGGGCCGGAGAAGCCGCGTGGCACTCAGAAGGCCCCAAATGGGGTGCCAGCGGTGCTCCGGGGACATACAGTGATCTACATGCCCACCCCGGCCACCCGGGCacagcccagaggtgcccctggtTCCCGCATTGTGGCAAGAAAGATGGGAGCGCCCAGCCCCGTGCAGCCGGCAGCCTCCACCAAAGCCCCCAACCCAGGGCAGCAGCGGTCTAGGAGCCTGCACCGGCCTGGCAAGATCTCAGAGCTGGCAACACTCAGCCCCCCGCAGAGAAGTGCCACACCACCAGCCCGCCTTGCCAAGACCCCATCGTCAAGTTCCTCTCAGACCTCACCGgcctcccagcctctgcccaggAGGTCACCCCCTGCTGCCCAACCTGCAGGGCCCCTGCCCGGCCCCAGGGCCTCCCCAGTGCCCAAGACTCCAGCAAGGGCCCTGCTGGCCAAGCAGCACAAGACGCAGAAGTCACCCGTGAGGATCCCCTTCATGCAGAGGCCTGCCAGGCGGGGGCCGCCGCCCTTGGCTAGGGCAGCCCCAGAGCCAGGCCCCAGGGGCCGGGTGGGTGCAGAAGGCGGCTCTGCAGCCCGAGGGGGCCGCCTGGGCCTGGTGCGCGTGGCCTCCGCCCGCTCCAGCGGCAGCGAATCCTCCGACCGCTCGGGTTTCCGGCGGCAGCTGACCTTTATCAAGGAGTCGCCGGGCCTGATGCGGCGCCGACGCTCGGAACTGTCCGCACCCGAAGCCACCAACCCGACCACCCAGGCTGCCTCGCCCTGCCGCGGCCGGCCAGCACTACCCGCTGTCTTCCTCTGCTCCTCGCGCTGTGATGAGCTGCGGGCAGGCTCCCGGCAGGCCCCGGCCCCGCAGCGGGCCCACacggcccggccccgccccagcGAGCGGCAACCTCGGCGCACCAGCTCCGAGAGCCCGTCCCGCCTGCCCGTCCGCACGCCGGCCGCCGGGCCCGAGACGGTCAAGCGCTACGCCTCCCTGCCTCACATCAGCGTGGCCCGCAGACCGGATGCCACCATCCCCGAACCTGCGGCGGATGCCACCCGCCGCAGCAGCGCAGGGGAGGCCGGGCCGCTGCCCAGGGTGGCCGCGCCGGGCACCACGTGGCGCCGCATCCGGGACGAGGACGTCCCGCACATCCTGCGGAGCACGCTGCCCGCCCGCGCCCTGCCGCTGCTGGGCTCCCCGCCGGAGGACGGCCCAGCCGGCCCACCACAGCGCAAGACCAGCGACGCCGTGGTCCAGACTGAAGACTTCGCGGCTGCGAAGACCAACTCCAGCACGTCCCCGAGCATGGAGAGCAGGGCGCCCCCCGAGGCCACGGCCGGCGGCCCCACCTCCCTTCTTGGCAGCGACGTGGACGGGCCGCCCTCCAAGGCGCCCGCACCCATCCCCTTCGTCCCCGCCAGCCGGCACGGCTCCCCCAGCCGCTCCGCCCGTGTCCCCCCTTTCAACTACGTGCCCAGCCCCATGGTGGCGGCCACCGCTGACTCCACCGTGGAGAAGGCCCCCACCCCGGTCCCCACCAGCCTCCTGGAATAG